The following are encoded in a window of Gemmatimonadales bacterium genomic DNA:
- a CDS encoding acyl-CoA dehydratase activase, which translates to MRYSGGVDVGSTQTKAIVIDEARRIVGRSLIMTGSNVVTAAQEAFQAALDDGVVREADVGYVIGTGYGRYKVTFGNDQVTEISCHARGAAHLFPGTRTVLDMGGQDTKAIRVTESGDVLDFCMNDKCAAGTGRFLQAASFALEIPLGELGGVALRATRPVKISTTCTVFAESEVLGWAAKGKKIEDILMGVHRSIAARSVSLLRRVGVEERITFTGGVARNEAMVAVLNELLGTPLQVGDDSHYMGALGAALFAMDRIIAGQTAPAGAAS; encoded by the coding sequence ATGCGATACAGTGGCGGCGTGGACGTCGGCTCTACCCAGACCAAGGCGATCGTGATCGACGAGGCGCGCCGCATCGTGGGGCGGTCGCTGATCATGACCGGTTCCAACGTGGTCACGGCGGCCCAGGAGGCGTTCCAGGCGGCGCTCGACGACGGGGTCGTGCGCGAGGCGGACGTGGGGTATGTGATCGGCACGGGGTATGGGCGATACAAGGTGACTTTCGGCAACGACCAGGTGACCGAGATCAGCTGCCATGCCCGCGGCGCCGCGCATCTCTTCCCCGGCACCCGCACGGTGCTCGACATGGGCGGCCAGGACACCAAGGCCATCCGCGTGACGGAGTCCGGCGACGTCCTCGACTTCTGCATGAACGACAAGTGCGCGGCCGGCACCGGTCGCTTCCTCCAGGCGGCCTCCTTCGCGCTGGAGATTCCGCTCGGCGAGCTCGGGGGCGTGGCACTGCGGGCCACCCGGCCCGTGAAGATCTCCACGACCTGCACCGTCTTTGCGGAGTCGGAAGTGCTGGGATGGGCGGCCAAGGGCAAGAAGATCGAGGACATCCTGATGGGCGTACACCGGTCCATCGCCGCCCGGTCGGTCTCGCTGCTGCGGCGGGTCGGCGTCGAGGAGCGGATCACCTTCACCGGCGGCGTCGCGCGCAACGAGGCGATGGTTGCGGTACTGAACGAACTCCTGGGCACTCCCCTCCAGGTGGGAGACGACTCGCACTACATGGGCGCGCTCGGTGCGGCGCTCTTCGCCATGGACCGCATCATCGCCGGGCAGACCGCCCCGGCTGGAGCCGCCTCATGA